One part of the Quercus lobata isolate SW786 chromosome 7, ValleyOak3.0 Primary Assembly, whole genome shotgun sequence genome encodes these proteins:
- the LOC115951824 gene encoding uncharacterized protein LOC115951824, which translates to METETRSTPSHEVDSNVMESSSRVREKVDPAWEHFSLGADEKGRNTFTCMYCRQTYKGGGINRMKKHLAGIKGDIGSCKKVSHDVRYQMLEYVKEFELKKKAKKQRQEEMFNVPSTNSDMQEDEDVQEVYSSGLPKKPILGKKKGTNPVDNYFAPRTTPGAQPGLKSVFQSKERVRQADMAIARFLYDNYIPFNVVNSVYYQKMIDAVAAAGPGYKGPSYHIVRVPLLRDQKKEVQLLVESQRRHWAEVGCTLMVDGWTDTRHRSLINFLVYCPRGMVFVKSVDASDIVKSTRNLFKLFDEVVTWVGPKNIVHIVIDNASNYVSAGKLLCEKYKTISWSPCAAHCLNLVLQDIGDMPHVERLKKRASKVTAFIYNHVALIAWLRKRPGWTDIVRVGATRFATTFLSFGSLHVHKHDLQALVTSKFFVDNRLARESKAKEVVSIILDNSFWDDINVLVKISSPLIRLLQIVDSDQRPAIGYVYEGMHRARLEIKKIFRMKKHLYKPYTSIIKNYWDKHLRKDLHAVAYWLNSAFQYDEENFCRKPAVHMAVLDYIGTKYDGDKEKVIKETQYFRDHIGSFDRDLALSTSTTTHPDEWWKLWGADTPNLQKLAIRILSQTFASSGCERCWSLFDQIHSKRRNRLEHQRLNDLVFVHHNLRLKHRLYNKKFNFNPTDYASIDKTDFWIFVEEEDPYLNYEELENAIYEEGAYPAKSVDDSSDVEGIDLGTFGQPVGPPPGFPGNDDEHDNYHDIDDL; encoded by the exons ATGGAAACAGAGACCAGGTCTACTCCATCACATGAAGTTGATTCCAATGTAATGGAGTCTAGCTCTAGAGTAAGGGAAAAGGTTGATCCGGCTTGGGAACATTTTAGCCTTGGGGCGGATGAGAAGGGACGAAATACTTTTACATGTATGTATTGTAGGCAAACATATAAAGGTGGGGGTATTAATAGGATGAAAAAACACCTTGCGGGGATAAAAGGTGATATTGGATCATGTAAAAAGGTTTCTCATGATGTGAGATACCAAATGTTGGAATATGTGAAGGAGTTTGAGTTGAAGAAAAAAGCTAAGAAACAACGTCAAGAAGAAATGTTTAATGTGCCTTCCACAAATAGTGATAtgcaagaagatgaagatgttcAAGAAGTATATAGTAGTGGGTTGcctaaaaaacctattttaggtaaaaaaaaggGTACAAATCCGGTGGATAATTACTTTGCTCCAAGAACTACTCCAGGAGCTCAACCTGGTCTTAAAAGTGTATTCCAAAGTAAAGAAAGGGTGAGGCAAGCTGATATGGCTATTGCAAGGTTTCTGTACGACAATTACATTCCTTTTAATGTAGTGAATTCAGTGTACTACCAAAAGATGATTGATGCCGTAGCTGCTGCTGGTCCTGGCTACAAAGGTCCATCTTATCATATTGTACGGGTCCCTTTGTTGAGGGATCAAAAGAAGGAGGTTCAGTTGTTGGTTGAGTCACAACGTAGGCATTGGGCAGAAGTTGGATGTACACTTATGGTTGATGGTTGGACAGATACTAGACATAGGTCATTGATTAATTTCCTTGTTTATTGTCCTAGGGGAATGGTATTTGTAAAATCAGTTGATGCCTCAGATATTGTGAAGAGTACTAGAAACTTATTTAAACTGTTTGATGAAGTAGTTACATGGGTTGGTCCAAAAAACATAGTTCACATAGTTATTGATAATGCTTCCAATTATGTATCTGCTGGTAAATTGTTGTGtgaaaagtataaaactattagTTGGTCTCCTTGTGCAGCACATTGCCTGAATCTTGTGTTGCAGGATATAGGAGACATGCCTCATGTGGAGAGACTTAAAAAACGTGCATCCAAAGTTACAGCTTTTATTTATAATCATGTGGCTTTGATTGCTTGGTTGAGGAAGAGACCTGGTTGGACAGATATTGTACGTGTAGGAGCAACAAGATTTGCTACTACTTTCCTTTCATTTGGAAGTCTTCATGTGCATAAGCATGACTTGCAAGCCTTAGTGACTAGCAAGTTCTTTGTGGACAATAGATTGGCAAGAGAGTCAAAGGCAAAAGAAGTAGTTTCTATCATTTTAGATAATTCTTTTTGGGATGATATTAATGTTCTTGTCAAGATTTCATCGCCACTCATTCGTTTGTTACAGATTGTTGATTCTGATCAAAGGCCTGCAATAGGATATGTGTATGAGGGCATGCATAGAGCACGGTTGGAAATCAAGAAGATCTTCCGAATGAAGAAGCACTTGTACAAGCCATACACCTCAATTATAAAAAACTATTGGGACAAACATTTGCGTAAAGATCTTCATGCTGTTGCATATTGGTTAAATTCCGCTTTTCAATATGATGAGGAAAATTTTTGTCGGAAACCAGCAGTACATATGGCTGTTTTGGACTACATTGGGACAAAATATGATGGTGACAAAGAAAAGGTAATTAAGGAAACCCAATATTTTCGAGACCATATTGGGAGCTTTGATAGAGATCTTGCATTGTCAACAAGCACAACCACTCATCCAG ATGAATGGTGGAAGTTGTGGGGTGCTGATACTCCAAACTTGCAAAAATTGGCAATTAGAATCCTTAGCCAAACTTTCGCCTCTTCTGGATGTGAGCGTTGTTGGAGTTTATTTGACCAAATACATTCTAAGAGGAGAAATAGATTGGAGCATCAAAGGCTCAACGATCTTGTGTTTGTTCATCATAACTTGCGATTGAAACATAG GCTttacaacaaaaagtttaattttaacCCCACTGATTATGCAAGTATCGACAAAACTGATTTTTGGATATTTGTGGAAGAGGAAGACCCATATCTTAATTATGAAGAGTTGGAAAATGCAATTTATGAAGAGGGTGCATATCCAGCAA AATCTGTAGATGATAGCAGTGATGTTGAAGGAATTGATTTGGGAACATTTGGACAACCTGTTGGCCCTCCTCCTGGATTTCCAGGGAATGATGATGAGCATGATAACtatcatgacattgatgatttaTGA
- the LOC115951825 gene encoding uncharacterized protein LOC115951825, translating into MDKSWMTMGKTPDGRLSHPYIEGVNAFINFARAVVDLSGNIPRPCIHCVNCYRQSTQIVRIHLLHRGIMQSYINWYNHGEPRVLNENIHDSEMSDGDHIDGIDALVDDRIRGEPRNATEAEKVCHFDKLEEDAKRELYPGCADYSILKFVIEMLNVKVMTNLSNKRLDMMLELLTKVLPKGNLVPRSTYEAKKILRDLGMSYEHIDACKNDCALFWKENENLDKCPVCEVPRYKDTRTQGKKIPHKVLRYFLLTPRLRRLYMSGQRAKDMRWYIDKRVDDGIMRHPADSEEWKEFDLQHPDFALEPRNVRLGLATDGFNPFGNMNNNYSMWPVILIPYNLPPWLVMKEPYFMLSLLIPGPHQPGNDIDIYLKPLVDELKELWEEGVETYDAYNKEHFQMRATLL; encoded by the coding sequence ATGGATAAAAGTTGGATGACAATGGGTAAGACACCCGATGGCAGATTAAGTCATCCATATATTGAAGGGGTGaatgcatttattaattttgcaaGAGCAGTTGTGGACTTGAGTGGTAATATTCCGCGTCCGTGTATTCACTGTGTGAATTGTTATCGACAATCTACTCAAATTGTGCGTATCCATTTGCTTCATCGTGGAATTATGCAATCTTACATTAATTGGTATAATCATGGAGAACCTCGTGTATTGAACGAGAACATTCATGATAGTGAAATGTCGGATGGTGATCATATAGATGGTATCGATGCCTTGGTAGATGACCGAATTAGAGGGGAACCAAGAAATGCAACCGAAGCTGAGAAGGTGTGTCATTTTGacaaacttgaggaagatgcAAAACGTGAGTTGTATCCGGGTTGCGCTGATTATAGTATCTTGAAGTTTGTTATTGAGATGTTGAATGTAAAGGTAATGACCAACTTGAGTAATAAGAGACTTGATATGATGCTAGAATTGCTGACAAAGGTTTTACCGAAAGGTAACTTGGTTCCAAGGTCAACTTATGAAGCAAAAAAGATATTACGTGACTTGGGCATGTCATACGAGCATATAGATGCATGCAAAAATGATTGTGCATTATTttggaaggaaaatgaaaatcttGATAAATGTCCGGTGTGTGAGGTGCCTAGGTACAAAGATACACGTACCCAAGGTAAGAAGATTCCTCATAAAGTATTGCGTTACTTTCTGTTGACACCGAGACTGAGGAGATTGTACATGTCAGGCCAAAGAGCTAAGGACATGAGATGGTATATAGACAAACGTGTGGATGATGGGATAATGAGGCATCCGGCTGATAGTGAGGAGTGGAAGGAATTTGATTTGCAACATCCTGATTTTGCCCTCGAACCTCGCAATGTAAGGTTAGGGTTGGCTACAGATGGATTTAATCCTTTTGGGAATATGAACAATAATTATAGTATGTGGCCTGTCATACTTATCCCCTATAATCTACCGCCTTGGTTGGTTATGAAGGAGCCATATTTTATGTTGTCCTTGCTTATTCCCGGTCCCCATCAACCGGGGAATGATATTGATATTTACTTGAAACCATTGGTTGATGAGTTGAAGGAGTTGTGGGAAGAAGGTGTAGAAACTTATGATGCTTATAATAAAGAGCATTTTCAGATGCGTGCAACTTTGTTGTAG
- the LOC115951827 gene encoding secreted RxLR effector protein 161-like → MKKEFKMSMVGKLTFFLDLQVKQRKDGIFISQEKYARNLVKKFGLDSKKHASTPMSLSTKLSLDSSGIEVSPTLYRSIIGSLLYLTASRPDIAFSVGVCAHYQAAPKESHLTAMKRIIRYINGTLQYGLWYSKDSNDCLAGYSDANWARSVNDRKSTSGRCFYLRNNLVSWMSKKQNSMSLSTAEAEYIAAGSCCTQLL, encoded by the coding sequence ATGAAGAAGGAATTCAAAATGAGTATGGTGGGGAAACTAACATTTTTCTTGGATCTTCAAGTTAAACAAAGGAAGGATGGTATATTCATCTCTCAAGAAAAATATGCTAGAAAtcttgtcaagaagtttggactagattCCAAAAagcatgcctccactcccatgagttTATCTACCAAGCTTAGTCTTGATTCTTCCGGGATAGAAGTAAGTCCAACTTTatataggagcatcataggaAGTCTCCTATATCTCACTGCAAGCAGGCCGGACATTGCGTTTAGTGTGGGAGTATGTGCTCATTATCAAGCAGCTCCAAAGGAGTCTCACTTGACAGCTATGAAGAGAATCATACGTTATATTAATGGCACTCTCCAGTATGGTCTATGGTACTCAAAAGACTCTAATGATTGTCTAGCTGGTTACTCGGATGCAAATTGGGCAAGAAGTGTTAATGACCGAAAGAGCACTTCAGGCAGATGTTTCTATCTTAGAAACAATCTTGTATCATGGATGAGTAAGAAGCAAAACTCGATGTCTCTGTCTACAGCTGAAGCTGAGTATATAGCTGCTGGGAGTTGTTGTACTCAACTTCTTTAA